The Leadbettera azotonutricia ZAS-9 genome has a window encoding:
- a CDS encoding transposase produces the protein MGRRKRYSPEQKVNILREVLEEGKTMSEAAAKYEIHPSMILAWRKQLFEGALNLFEIKRTDITEKAQGKKSKALEAKIAEKDNVIAELAQEVLELKKKRVGQS, from the coding sequence ATGGGCAGAAGAAAGCGGTACAGTCCTGAGCAGAAGGTGAACATCCTGCGGGAGGTTCTGGAAGAGGGCAAGACGATGAGCGAGGCGGCGGCCAAGTACGAGATCCACCCGAGCATGATCCTGGCCTGGAGGAAACAGCTCTTCGAGGGGGCGCTCAATCTCTTTGAGATCAAGCGCACAGACATAACCGAGAAGGCGCAGGGGAAGAAGTCCAAGGCGTTGGAAGCCAAGATAGCGGAGAAGGACAACGTCATAGCGGAGCTGGCCCAGGAAGTCCTGGAGCTAAAAAAAAAGAGAGTTGGCCAGAGTTAG